A single genomic interval of Mycobacterium sp. DL592 harbors:
- a CDS encoding molybdopterin-dependent oxidoreductase, with amino-acid sequence MCGLRVSVRDGEVTDIRGNPDDVFSAGHICPKGTALGHLHTDPDRLRTPMVKQPNGTHVAVSWDEAFAESERVLRPILDTDGARAVSVYVGNPVAHNLSLATYIGALVGMGAAAGMGAYYSPGTVDQWPLNVVGTLLFGGMWNAPIPDLERTDHLVVIGANPAASQGSMLSAPNVVGHLAAIRRRGGSVVVLDPRRTETAQRASEWVPIRPGTDALVLFAILRTLAADGLLREHPHLHGKVHGLDEVIALAEPFTPEAVAGPSGVPAAVIRRLAQELAAASNPVLYSRIGACTQEFGTLATWLVFVLNTALGAVDRLGGAVFPVPAVYSPMFMKPPDQTGARWEFGRFASRVRGVGEVLGQYPVSCLAEEITTPGDGRIRGLITVAGNPAVSAPAAGRIDEALGSLDALVCVDNWLNETTRHAHVIFPGLSPLERPHADDLYWMYALSSCLKWSEPVFATEPARPAEWEVLLRLAGALLGTPVPEVDVAAMDELYTGGLVATLCTQPGTPLTGRDPNEVMAILKGQGPERIYDLYVRSGPWGDGLGTNPGGLTLDVLRSHPDGLRLGELEAGRLDAAVSTPSGAVELVHDLFVDDVPRLRARLDRADETLVLTSRRHLRSNNSWLHNVPSLMRGRERCTLLIHPDDAGRIGLSDGDPAEVSTSEGKVSVPVEVSDEMMPGVVSLPHGWGHAQPGSRLSVANAHPGVNSNLLNPPDLLDVPSNTQVVNGVPCEVRALG; translated from the coding sequence ATGTGCGGACTCCGTGTCAGCGTCCGCGACGGGGAGGTCACCGACATCCGCGGCAATCCCGACGACGTCTTCTCCGCTGGACACATCTGCCCGAAGGGCACCGCCCTGGGCCACCTGCATACCGATCCCGACCGGCTGCGCACGCCGATGGTCAAGCAGCCCAACGGAACCCACGTCGCCGTCTCCTGGGACGAGGCGTTCGCCGAATCGGAACGCGTCCTCCGGCCGATTCTCGACACCGACGGCGCCCGGGCGGTGTCGGTCTACGTCGGCAACCCGGTGGCACACAATCTCTCGCTGGCCACCTACATCGGGGCATTGGTCGGGATGGGTGCCGCAGCGGGCATGGGCGCGTACTACTCGCCGGGCACCGTCGACCAATGGCCGCTCAACGTCGTCGGAACACTGCTGTTCGGCGGCATGTGGAATGCGCCGATCCCCGACCTCGAACGCACCGACCACCTCGTCGTGATCGGCGCCAATCCGGCTGCCTCCCAAGGGTCGATGCTCTCTGCCCCCAACGTCGTCGGCCACCTGGCGGCGATCCGCCGCCGGGGCGGTTCGGTGGTCGTGCTCGACCCTCGGCGCACCGAAACCGCCCAACGTGCCTCCGAGTGGGTGCCGATCCGCCCAGGCACCGACGCGCTGGTGTTGTTCGCGATCCTGCGCACCCTGGCCGCCGACGGGTTGCTGCGCGAGCATCCGCATCTGCACGGCAAGGTGCACGGTCTCGACGAGGTAATCGCGCTCGCCGAGCCGTTCACCCCGGAAGCGGTCGCCGGGCCCAGTGGCGTACCCGCTGCGGTCATTCGCAGGCTCGCCCAGGAGCTTGCCGCGGCGTCGAATCCCGTGCTGTACAGCCGGATCGGGGCGTGCACCCAGGAGTTCGGCACGCTGGCCACTTGGCTGGTGTTCGTCCTCAACACCGCACTCGGCGCCGTCGACCGGCTCGGGGGAGCGGTCTTCCCGGTGCCCGCGGTGTACTCGCCGATGTTCATGAAGCCGCCCGACCAGACCGGAGCGCGCTGGGAGTTCGGCAGGTTCGCTTCGCGGGTGCGCGGTGTCGGTGAAGTGTTGGGGCAGTACCCGGTGAGCTGCCTGGCCGAGGAGATCACGACGCCGGGCGATGGCCGCATCCGAGGGCTGATCACGGTCGCAGGCAACCCGGCCGTCTCGGCCCCGGCCGCCGGCCGCATCGACGAAGCGCTGGGATCCCTGGACGCGCTTGTCTGCGTGGACAATTGGCTTAACGAGACCACCCGCCACGCGCACGTCATCTTCCCGGGTCTGTCTCCGCTGGAACGCCCGCACGCCGACGACCTGTACTGGATGTACGCGCTGTCGTCGTGCCTGAAGTGGTCCGAGCCGGTGTTCGCCACCGAACCCGCGAGGCCGGCGGAGTGGGAGGTGCTGCTGCGGCTGGCCGGCGCACTGCTGGGCACGCCGGTGCCCGAGGTCGACGTGGCGGCGATGGATGAGCTCTATACCGGGGGATTGGTTGCGACCCTGTGCACGCAGCCCGGCACACCGTTGACGGGCCGTGACCCCAACGAGGTGATGGCAATCCTGAAAGGGCAAGGACCGGAACGGATTTACGACCTCTACGTGCGCAGCGGACCGTGGGGTGACGGCCTGGGAACCAACCCTGGCGGCCTGACCCTGGACGTGCTGCGCTCTCACCCCGACGGTCTGCGTCTCGGTGAACTCGAGGCCGGCCGGCTGGACGCCGCAGTGAGCACACCGTCGGGCGCCGTCGAACTGGTGCATGATCTCTTCGTCGACGACGTACCCCGGCTGCGTGCCCGACTCGACCGGGCCGACGAGACCCTGGTGCTGACCAGCCGGCGGCATCTGCGATCCAACAACTCCTGGCTACATAATGTGCCGTCACTGATGCGGGGGCGCGAGCGGTGCACGCTGCTGATCCATCCGGACGACGCGGGTCGGATCGGGCTGAGCGACGGTGACCCTGCCGAAGTCAGCACCTCGGAGGGCAAAGTCTCGGTACCTGTCGAGGTCAGCGACGAGATGATGCCCGGCGTGGTGTCCCTGCCGCACGGATGGGGTCACGCCCAGCCGGGCAGCCGCCTGAGCGTGGCCAACGCCCATCCCGGCGTGAACTCGAACCTGCTCAATCCGCCGGACCTCCTCGACGTCCCGAGCAACACCCAGGTCGTCAACGGTGTGCCGTGTGAGGTGCGGGCTCTCGGCTGA
- a CDS encoding esterase family protein codes for MKSLFDKVRGLPRRFAIAAVLTAALPGLIGLVGGSATAGAFSRPGLPVEYLDVPSAGMGHTIRIQFQSGGPNSPAVYLLDGLRAQDDYNGWDINTQAFEWYYQSGLSIVMPVGGQSSFYADWYSPACGKTGCQTYKWETFLTQELPQWLAANRQVKATGSAAVGLSMAGSASLILSVYHPQQFVYAASLSGFLNPSEGSWPFLINISMGDAGGFKANDMWGPTQDPNSGWLRNDPMVQIPKIVANGTRIWIYCGNGKPNELGGGDVPATFLEGLTIRTNITFRDNYLAAGGTNGVFNFPDNGTHNWAYWGRELQAMKPDLQRVLGAA; via the coding sequence GTGAAATCCCTGTTCGACAAGGTGCGCGGTCTCCCGCGTCGATTCGCGATCGCGGCCGTCCTGACGGCGGCGCTTCCGGGCCTGATCGGCCTGGTGGGCGGTTCGGCAACGGCAGGGGCGTTCTCGCGCCCCGGTCTGCCGGTGGAGTACCTGGATGTGCCGTCGGCCGGTATGGGCCACACCATCCGCATTCAGTTCCAGAGCGGTGGCCCGAACTCCCCTGCTGTCTATCTGCTCGACGGCCTTCGCGCTCAGGACGACTACAACGGCTGGGACATCAACACCCAGGCCTTCGAGTGGTACTACCAGTCGGGTCTGTCGATCGTCATGCCCGTCGGTGGGCAGTCCAGCTTCTACGCTGACTGGTACTCGCCGGCCTGCGGCAAGACCGGTTGCCAGACCTATAAGTGGGAGACCTTCCTGACCCAGGAGCTGCCCCAGTGGCTGGCGGCCAACCGTCAGGTCAAGGCCACCGGCAGCGCTGCCGTCGGTCTGTCGATGGCCGGCTCGGCTTCGCTGATCCTGTCGGTCTACCACCCCCAGCAGTTCGTCTATGCCGCGTCGCTGTCGGGCTTCCTGAACCCGTCCGAGGGCTCGTGGCCGTTCCTGATCAACATCTCGATGGGTGATGCCGGCGGCTTCAAGGCCAACGACATGTGGGGACCCACCCAGGATCCGAACAGTGGCTGGTTGCGCAACGACCCGATGGTCCAGATCCCCAAGATCGTCGCCAACGGCACCCGCATCTGGATCTACTGCGGCAACGGCAAGCCCAACGAGCTCGGTGGCGGCGACGTGCCCGCCACGTTCCTGGAGGGCCTGACCATCCGGACCAACATCACCTTCCGCGACAACTACCTCGCGGCCGGTGGTACCAACGGCGTGTTCAACTTCCCGGACAACGGCACGCACAACTGGGCGTACTGGGGCCGTGAACTGCAGGCCATGAAGCCGGATCTGCAGCGCGTTCTCGGCGCCGCCTGA
- a CDS encoding homogentisate 1,2-dioxygenase translates to MESFTHLRKGKTPRRVHADLDGLKDDELGRGGFTGRTANIYRRNDPTEFRATGPLRPVDVLASELKPADATEATGAPLLLFSNADCRISLSRRSEAMPFHVRYIDGDLLCFVHQGSGRLETEFGPLSYRTGDWIYIPKACTWRQLPGAGGLERRDSGKSSESTWLIIEATDEFRVPPAGPLGRHWPFDPSQAVIPEPEAIEDDGREVYEVRLYHRPVDGVETTTLIYPHNPIDVEGWRGDNYAFTFNISDYNVITSDSVHLPPTVHLFMQATGVYVCNFLPKPAETVPGTERTPWYHRNVDFDEIAFFHGGSLYGIPMPPGLISHAPQGVHHGAPEKARERARRKFDDYTSVDWQVIAIDTRQRLTPSPEVLANDLGQH, encoded by the coding sequence ATGGAATCGTTCACCCACCTGCGTAAAGGCAAGACTCCGCGCCGGGTTCACGCTGACCTCGACGGCCTCAAGGACGACGAGCTGGGCCGGGGTGGGTTCACCGGGCGGACGGCCAACATATATCGGCGCAACGATCCCACCGAATTTCGCGCCACAGGTCCGCTACGACCGGTGGATGTCCTGGCAAGCGAGCTCAAACCGGCCGACGCCACCGAGGCGACCGGCGCACCGCTGCTGTTGTTCTCCAACGCCGACTGCCGGATTTCGCTGAGCCGGCGCAGCGAAGCCATGCCGTTCCACGTCCGCTATATCGACGGTGACCTGCTGTGCTTCGTCCACCAGGGCTCCGGGCGCCTGGAAACCGAGTTCGGGCCGCTCTCCTACCGCACCGGTGACTGGATCTATATCCCGAAGGCATGTACGTGGCGGCAACTGCCTGGCGCCGGTGGGCTGGAGCGTCGCGACTCGGGGAAGAGCTCAGAGAGCACCTGGCTGATCATCGAGGCCACCGACGAGTTTCGGGTGCCCCCGGCAGGCCCACTGGGCAGGCACTGGCCGTTCGACCCGTCCCAGGCCGTCATTCCCGAACCGGAAGCCATCGAGGACGACGGCCGGGAGGTATACGAGGTGCGGCTCTACCACCGTCCCGTCGACGGCGTCGAGACCACGACACTGATCTATCCGCACAATCCGATCGACGTCGAAGGCTGGCGCGGGGACAACTACGCGTTCACCTTCAATATCTCCGATTACAACGTCATCACCTCCGACAGCGTCCATCTGCCGCCGACCGTTCACCTCTTCATGCAGGCCACCGGCGTCTACGTCTGCAACTTCCTGCCCAAACCGGCCGAGACCGTCCCCGGCACCGAGCGCACCCCCTGGTATCACCGCAATGTCGATTTCGACGAGATCGCGTTCTTCCACGGCGGCTCTCTGTACGGAATCCCGATGCCGCCGGGACTGATCAGTCATGCACCCCAGGGCGTGCATCACGGTGCGCCGGAGAAGGCCCGCGAACGTGCCCGGCGCAAGTTCGACGACTACACCAGCGTCGACTGGCAGGTGATCGCGATCGACACCCGGCAGCGGCTGACGCCGTCTCCGGAAGTTCTTGCCAATGATCTGGGGCAACACTGA
- a CDS encoding alpha/beta fold hydrolase: MVTPVKRAYERIPYLIAYQNDSGVRDVYGGVAELVVLESYLLKPATPSDTVLVFMHPIGGGAYLPMINALARAGHHVIYCNSRFRGTDSALLMEKVVQDLGEAVKDAKNRLGYSKVVLAGWSGGGSLSMFYQQQAQNPTITASPSGDGPDLTTLGLIPADGIMLLAAHISRHGTLTEWLDASILDESDPTKRDPELDLYNPANPNQPPYSAEFLARYRQAQIDRNRRITTWVKDKLAELKAAGRPDDEYAFVVHGTMADPRWLDPAVDPNDRTPGTCYLGDPAVVNMSPIGLARFCSLRSWLSQWSYDDANGDGVQCGADITVPALVIGNLADDACTPSHTRRLFEAIGHPDKEMHEIEGANHYYSGPDQRETLARAVGVVTDWLVRHDFAKAD, encoded by the coding sequence ATGGTCACACCGGTCAAGCGGGCCTACGAGCGCATCCCGTATCTCATTGCCTACCAGAATGATTCGGGCGTCCGGGACGTCTACGGCGGAGTCGCCGAACTGGTGGTGCTGGAAAGCTATCTACTCAAGCCGGCGACCCCGTCCGATACCGTCTTGGTGTTCATGCACCCGATCGGCGGCGGCGCCTACCTGCCGATGATCAACGCGTTGGCCCGCGCCGGCCACCACGTCATCTACTGCAACAGCCGCTTCCGCGGCACCGACTCCGCGTTGCTGATGGAGAAGGTGGTCCAGGATCTCGGCGAGGCGGTCAAGGACGCCAAGAACCGGCTCGGCTACTCGAAGGTGGTGCTGGCCGGCTGGAGCGGCGGCGGCTCGCTGTCGATGTTCTACCAGCAGCAGGCGCAGAACCCGACCATCACCGCCAGCCCATCCGGTGATGGCCCCGACCTGACCACCCTGGGCCTCATCCCGGCCGACGGCATCATGCTGCTGGCCGCACACATCAGCCGCCACGGCACGCTGACCGAGTGGCTCGACGCCTCGATCCTCGACGAGTCCGACCCCACCAAGCGCGATCCCGAACTCGACCTCTACAACCCCGCCAACCCCAACCAGCCGCCCTACAGCGCCGAGTTCCTCGCCCGCTACCGCCAGGCGCAGATCGACCGCAACCGGCGTATCACCACATGGGTCAAGGACAAACTGGCCGAGCTCAAGGCCGCCGGCCGGCCCGACGACGAATATGCGTTCGTGGTGCATGGCACCATGGCCGACCCGCGGTGGCTCGACCCCGCCGTTGACCCCAACGATCGCACCCCCGGCACCTGCTATCTGGGCGATCCCGCCGTGGTCAACATGAGCCCGATCGGCCTGGCCCGGTTCTGTTCGCTACGCAGCTGGCTGTCGCAGTGGAGCTACGACGACGCCAACGGCGACGGCGTGCAGTGCGGCGCGGACATCACGGTGCCCGCCCTGGTGATCGGCAACCTCGCCGACGACGCGTGCACGCCCAGCCACACCCGGCGGCTGTTCGAGGCGATCGGCCATCCGGACAAGGAGATGCACGAGATCGAAGGTGCCAACCACTACTACTCCGGTCCCGACCAGCGTGAGACGCTGGCCAGGGCGGTCGGCGTGGTGACCGACTGGTTGGTGCGACACGATTTCGCGAAGGCGGACTAG
- a CDS encoding CaiB/BaiF CoA-transferase family protein — MEPERRSKSRNTAPPTGALDGIRVIEVGTLISGPFAGRLLGDMGADVIKIEPPGSPDPVRTWGQAEVDGHHFFWTVHARNKKSVTLNLRKPRGRELFLKLVERSDIIVENFRPGTLEKWELGYDVLRQHNKGIILVRVSGYGQTGPDANKAGYASVAEAASGLRHMNGFPGGPPPRLALSLGDSLAGMFATQGALAALYRRTVTGEGQVVDTALTEACLAIQESTIPDYDVGGIVRGPSGTRLEGIAPSNIYRSADGSWVVIAANQDTVFRRLCAAMGQPELATDDRFVDHVARGRNQDELDKIIGDWAAQRQPHDIIDTLSEAGVISGPINTVAEVVRDPQLRARGMLVEHYDEGIGRNVLGPGIIPVLSETPGSVRNAGPARPGQHNSEVYGDLLGLKAADIADLEFQGVL; from the coding sequence ATGGAACCTGAGCGCAGGAGCAAGAGCCGAAACACCGCGCCACCCACCGGCGCACTCGACGGCATTCGCGTCATCGAGGTCGGCACGCTGATCTCAGGACCGTTCGCCGGGCGGCTGCTCGGCGACATGGGTGCCGACGTCATCAAGATCGAACCGCCGGGCTCCCCCGATCCGGTGCGCACCTGGGGCCAGGCTGAAGTCGACGGCCACCACTTCTTCTGGACGGTGCACGCGCGCAACAAGAAATCGGTCACCCTCAATCTGCGCAAGCCCCGCGGTCGCGAGCTGTTCCTCAAGCTCGTCGAGCGCTCCGACATCATCGTCGAGAACTTCCGCCCCGGCACCCTGGAGAAGTGGGAGCTGGGCTATGACGTTCTGCGCCAACACAATAAGGGCATCATCCTGGTTCGGGTCTCCGGCTACGGGCAGACCGGGCCGGACGCCAACAAGGCCGGGTACGCGTCGGTGGCCGAGGCCGCCAGCGGCCTGCGCCACATGAACGGCTTCCCCGGCGGCCCCCCGCCGCGCCTGGCCCTGTCGCTGGGCGACAGCCTCGCCGGGATGTTCGCCACGCAGGGCGCACTGGCCGCGCTCTACCGGCGCACCGTCACCGGCGAAGGCCAGGTCGTCGACACCGCCCTCACCGAGGCCTGCCTGGCCATCCAGGAGTCCACCATCCCGGACTACGACGTCGGCGGGATCGTGCGCGGGCCGTCGGGCACCCGGCTGGAAGGTATTGCGCCGTCGAACATCTACCGCAGCGCCGACGGCAGCTGGGTGGTGATCGCCGCCAATCAGGACACCGTCTTCCGCCGGTTGTGTGCGGCCATGGGACAACCCGAGCTGGCCACCGACGACCGGTTCGTCGACCACGTCGCGCGCGGACGCAATCAGGACGAACTGGACAAGATCATCGGCGACTGGGCCGCCCAGCGTCAGCCGCACGACATCATCGACACCCTTAGCGAAGCCGGTGTGATCAGCGGACCGATCAACACCGTCGCCGAGGTGGTGCGCGATCCGCAACTGCGGGCCCGCGGCATGCTGGTCGAGCACTACGACGAGGGCATCGGCCGAAACGTGCTGGGCCCGGGCATCATCCCGGTGTTGTCGGAGACCCCCGGCAGTGTGCGCAACGCCGGACCCGCCCGGCCCGGCCAGCACAACAGCGAGGTGTACGGCGACCTACTGGGACTCAAAGCCGCCGATATCGCCGACCTGGAATTCCAGGGGGTGCTGTGA
- a CDS encoding hydroxymethylglutaryl-CoA lyase has translation MTALPSHVTIREVALRDGLQIEAPIPLSAKLELLAAIAATGVREVEATAFVSPSKVPALADAPELAAHLGDYPDIEFSALVASANGATRAVAAGLRSVEYVVSAADGHSRANVGRTSAEATAQIADIVAIAHDSGVSVEVIIATAWDCPFDGPTPPQRVLDIVDAACDSGADRLAIADTIGTTTPGRVTALVNQVRPRIGELPLGAHFHNTRGAGLASAYAAVAAGVSRLDSSVGGLGGCPFAPGASGNIATEDLAYLLRDSRIDTGVDLAAAIDAARVAQSVVGHELPSALLRAGDRILD, from the coding sequence GTGACCGCGCTGCCCTCACACGTCACGATCCGCGAAGTCGCGCTGCGCGACGGACTGCAGATCGAGGCGCCGATTCCGTTGAGCGCCAAACTCGAACTGTTGGCCGCGATCGCAGCCACCGGCGTTCGCGAGGTCGAAGCCACCGCGTTCGTCTCGCCGTCGAAGGTGCCCGCACTGGCCGATGCCCCTGAGCTGGCGGCCCACCTGGGTGACTATCCCGACATCGAGTTCTCGGCCCTGGTGGCCAGTGCCAACGGCGCCACGCGGGCCGTCGCCGCAGGCCTGCGGTCCGTGGAATACGTTGTGTCGGCGGCTGACGGGCACAGCCGGGCCAATGTCGGACGCACCAGCGCGGAGGCCACCGCCCAGATCGCCGACATCGTGGCGATCGCCCACGACTCGGGGGTCAGTGTCGAGGTGATCATCGCGACCGCGTGGGACTGTCCGTTCGACGGGCCGACCCCGCCGCAGCGGGTGCTCGACATCGTCGACGCCGCTTGCGATTCCGGGGCGGACCGGCTGGCGATCGCCGACACCATCGGTACCACCACACCCGGGCGGGTGACGGCCCTGGTGAACCAGGTGCGGCCACGCATCGGCGAACTGCCGTTGGGCGCGCATTTCCACAACACCCGCGGTGCCGGGCTGGCCAGCGCGTACGCCGCGGTCGCCGCCGGGGTCAGCCGGCTGGACTCCTCGGTCGGCGGCCTGGGCGGCTGCCCGTTCGCCCCCGGCGCCAGCGGCAATATCGCCACCGAAGACCTCGCCTACCTGTTGCGTGACAGCAGGATCGACACCGGTGTCGACCTGGCCGCGGCCATCGACGCCGCCCGCGTCGCACAATCCGTCGTCGGACACGAGTTGCCCAGCGCACTGCTGCGCGCCGGTGACCGGATCCTCGACTGA
- a CDS encoding RNA-binding S4 domain-containing protein, translating into MDSTRVDRWLWSVRLAKTRPDAAAACRGGHVRINDRLAKPSTMVSPGDEVRALIGSTTRTVIVQRVIQKRVGAADAVTCYLDRTPPPPPASAVPVAARDRGAGRPTKRERRILDKWRASLR; encoded by the coding sequence ATGGACTCGACCCGGGTGGACCGCTGGCTGTGGTCAGTGCGGCTGGCCAAGACCCGGCCCGACGCCGCCGCCGCGTGCCGGGGCGGACATGTCCGCATCAACGACCGGCTGGCCAAGCCGTCGACCATGGTGTCCCCCGGCGACGAGGTGCGTGCCCTGATCGGCAGCACTACCCGGACCGTCATCGTGCAGCGAGTCATTCAGAAACGGGTCGGGGCGGCGGACGCCGTGACGTGTTATCTCGACCGCACCCCCCCGCCGCCACCGGCGTCGGCCGTGCCGGTGGCCGCCCGCGACCGCGGTGCCGGCCGGCCGACCAAGCGCGAACGCCGAATTCTGGACAAATGGCGCGCGAGCCTGCGGTGA
- a CDS encoding TetR/AcrR family transcriptional regulator, which translates to MAREPAVTGPTRNPSPPRTLSTKGRQTQQAIEDASRKLFAERGFHGTTLSDITSAAGKSPAAFYRYFADKEDLLAALAEEFLRDVVLPSGLRVHLPESPQDDGFFHTVVSAYWEMFKANIGIMVAVDQLAATQPRFAALQNQFRRFGIDIIAASVLRAQEQGHAGGINAEHTGLAIALLFEQFTTVCLRPDTTGLGVRLADAEAITTLSTIWKKTLYGF; encoded by the coding sequence ATGGCGCGCGAGCCTGCGGTGACAGGGCCGACGAGGAACCCGTCGCCCCCGCGAACGCTGAGCACAAAAGGGCGCCAGACCCAGCAGGCCATCGAAGACGCCTCCCGAAAACTGTTCGCCGAGCGAGGCTTCCACGGCACCACCCTGTCGGACATCACCTCCGCGGCTGGCAAGTCGCCTGCGGCGTTCTACCGCTACTTCGCCGACAAAGAGGACTTGCTGGCCGCCCTTGCCGAGGAGTTCCTGCGTGACGTGGTGCTGCCGTCCGGGCTACGGGTGCACCTGCCCGAGTCACCCCAGGACGACGGCTTCTTTCACACGGTGGTGAGCGCGTACTGGGAGATGTTCAAGGCCAACATCGGCATCATGGTGGCCGTGGACCAACTCGCCGCCACCCAGCCACGCTTCGCCGCGTTGCAGAACCAGTTCCGCCGCTTCGGCATCGACATCATCGCCGCGTCGGTGCTGCGCGCCCAGGAGCAGGGCCACGCCGGTGGGATCAACGCCGAGCACACCGGGCTGGCGATCGCGCTGCTCTTCGAACAGTTCACCACGGTGTGCCTGCGTCCCGACACCACCGGCCTCGGGGTCCGACTCGCCGATGCCGAGGCCATCACCACCCTGTCCACCATTTGGAAGAAGACCCTGTACGGCTTCTAG